One window from the genome of Amycolatopsis sp. NBC_01480 encodes:
- a CDS encoding NAD-dependent epimerase/dehydratase family protein, giving the protein MRIVITGATGNVGTALLGALGTGHDVVGVARRLPDTTAEPYLGAVGWRALDLGERHAEQELAELVVGADAVVHLAWAISPTRDDPPMEQTNDLGTGHLLSAVAAAGVPHLVVASSVAAYGPAPRWAKVTEDWPCDGIESSAYSRGKASLEHLLNRFEASHPEVRVARLRPCAILHRRAAGEFARWLLGPMVPAHVVGDRRLPLPLWPDLRAQVVHTSDVAEAVRLILDARFTGAVNLAAAEVLDADALAAALGGRRVPMPRPVIRAAAHAAWRTGALPLHPGWLDLADRAPLVDITTAGTALGWQPRYDAVSTLGELVAGLRSGAGGASPPLAPPRRDGAVSRLRSLARVGPSHQSQS; this is encoded by the coding sequence GTGCGGATTGTCATCACCGGGGCGACCGGAAACGTCGGAACGGCGCTGCTCGGCGCTCTCGGAACGGGGCACGACGTGGTCGGAGTGGCACGCCGGTTGCCGGACACCACGGCCGAGCCTTATCTCGGGGCTGTCGGCTGGCGGGCCTTGGACCTCGGTGAGCGTCACGCGGAGCAGGAACTGGCCGAGCTGGTCGTGGGGGCCGACGCGGTGGTCCACCTGGCGTGGGCGATCTCGCCCACCCGCGACGACCCGCCGATGGAGCAGACGAACGACCTCGGCACCGGGCACCTGCTCTCGGCGGTCGCGGCCGCCGGCGTGCCGCACCTGGTCGTCGCCTCCTCGGTGGCCGCCTACGGGCCGGCTCCACGCTGGGCCAAGGTGACCGAGGATTGGCCGTGCGACGGCATCGAGAGCAGTGCCTACAGCCGTGGCAAAGCGAGTCTCGAGCACCTGCTGAACCGGTTCGAAGCGAGTCACCCCGAGGTGCGGGTGGCTCGGCTGCGGCCGTGCGCGATCCTGCACCGCCGGGCGGCGGGGGAGTTCGCCCGCTGGCTGCTCGGCCCGATGGTGCCCGCGCACGTCGTCGGTGATCGACGGCTCCCGCTCCCACTGTGGCCGGACCTGCGGGCACAGGTCGTGCACACCTCCGACGTCGCCGAGGCCGTCCGGCTGATCCTCGATGCCCGCTTCACCGGTGCGGTCAACCTGGCCGCCGCCGAGGTTCTCGACGCCGACGCGCTCGCCGCGGCGCTCGGCGGGCGCCGCGTTCCGATGCCCCGGCCGGTAATCCGCGCCGCCGCGCACGCCGCGTGGCGGACCGGTGCCCTGCCCCTGCACCCGGGCTGGCTCGACCTGGCCGACCGCGCGCCACTGGTCGACATCACCACGGCCGGGACCGCGCTGGGCTGGCAGCCACGGTACGACGCCGTCAGCACTCTGGGCGAACTGGTCGCCGGACTCCGTTCCGGGGCGGGCGGGGCTAGCCCGCCGCTGGCCCCGCCGCGCCGCGACGGGGCCGTGTCCCGGTTGCGCTCGCTCGCCCGCGTGGGTCCGAGCCACCAGTCACAGTCCTGA
- a CDS encoding DUF6098 family protein, with protein MFSEELPTVADLDELTRFYRSDGGDDLYVRWSRGPGVDLAPELAAQASRDGLTGVELPGLSANSLRCEPWWRGRSTRLWLARRLYDYQHLRALRGPGVRPWLLRGREVARGPDNEPLVACDEPLAWVADEVLREARELVDAQGSPEWGPMDRRTAHLPE; from the coding sequence ATGTTCTCGGAGGAGCTGCCGACCGTGGCCGACCTCGACGAGCTGACGCGGTTCTACCGGTCCGACGGCGGCGACGATCTGTACGTCCGATGGTCGAGGGGGCCGGGCGTGGACCTTGCCCCGGAGCTGGCGGCGCAGGCGAGCCGCGACGGGCTGACCGGGGTCGAGCTTCCGGGGCTGTCGGCCAACTCGCTGCGGTGTGAGCCGTGGTGGCGCGGTCGCTCGACCCGGCTGTGGCTGGCCCGTCGGCTGTATGACTACCAGCACCTGCGGGCCCTCCGGGGCCCCGGCGTGCGGCCGTGGCTCCTGCGCGGGCGTGAGGTCGCCCGGGGCCCGGACAACGAGCCGCTGGTGGCTTGTGACGAGCCGTTGGCGTGGGTGGCGGACGAGGTGCTGCGTGAGGCGCGGGAGCTGGTCGACGCGCAGGGCTCTCCGGAATGGGGCCCGATGGACCGCCGGACAGCGCACCTTCCCGAGTGA
- a CDS encoding STAS domain-containing protein, translated as MSELTDPATDPPGTLRIGRADRPPVAVLAVSGDVDTCTAPRVTAAVAEVLTEAPPVLVLDLTAVEFLASPGLTALLTIRRGMPAGTELRIVASGRATLRPIQLTGLEPGLPLYRTLEQALAAP; from the coding sequence ATGAGCGAGCTGACTGATCCTGCGACCGACCCACCGGGGACGCTCCGCATCGGACGGGCCGACCGGCCGCCGGTGGCCGTGCTGGCGGTGAGCGGCGACGTCGACACGTGCACCGCCCCGCGCGTGACGGCGGCAGTCGCCGAGGTCCTCACCGAGGCGCCGCCGGTGCTGGTGCTCGATCTGACCGCGGTGGAGTTCCTGGCCTCGCCGGGCTTGACCGCGCTGCTGACCATCCGGCGGGGCATGCCGGCCGGCACCGAGCTGCGGATCGTCGCGTCCGGACGCGCGACCCTGCGCCCGATCCAGCTCACCGGGCTGGAGCCGGGCCTGCCGCTCTACCGCACGCTGGAGCAGGCCCTGGCCGCGCCGTGA
- a CDS encoding hemerythrin domain-containing protein has protein sequence MTDITSLILDDHDRFRRAFAELDDLDSPDELARAWAPLATLLDLHAAAEEAVFYPELIQRGADAEDETLDAVGDHNDIRDAVAETRRHPAGSAAWQAAVRQARTANSEHMAEEEDDALADFRRHAGPGLREELGRRFLAFKAEHEDGHGIDTGDVDPERYVAKQEEKAGKDTPQDGSLGIGGLKER, from the coding sequence ATGACCGACATCACCAGCCTGATCCTCGACGACCACGATCGGTTCCGCCGGGCCTTCGCCGAGCTGGACGACCTGGACTCCCCGGACGAGCTGGCGCGGGCGTGGGCGCCCCTCGCGACACTGCTGGACCTGCACGCCGCGGCCGAGGAAGCCGTCTTCTACCCCGAGCTGATCCAGCGCGGCGCCGACGCGGAGGACGAGACACTCGACGCCGTCGGCGACCACAACGACATCCGCGACGCGGTCGCTGAAACCAGGCGGCACCCGGCCGGCAGCGCGGCCTGGCAGGCCGCGGTACGCCAGGCCCGCACGGCCAACAGCGAGCACATGGCCGAAGAGGAGGACGACGCGCTCGCCGACTTCCGCCGGCACGCCGGCCCGGGGCTGCGCGAAGAGCTCGGCCGCAGGTTCCTCGCGTTCAAGGCCGAGCACGAGGACGGCCACGGCATCGACACCGGCGACGTCGACCCTGAGCGCTACGTCGCCAAGCAGGAGGAAAAGGCCGGCAAGGACACCCCGCAAGACGGTTCCCTCGGCATCGGCGGACTGAAAGAGCGGTGA
- a CDS encoding ATP-binding protein encodes MAAPGPGADEAPWIMDLRGTEPAHLARIRGWARSSLTHLAPDHLEDVLMVTEELATNAYVHTDGPSWVRLTALSLPCLVVVEVDDSARLRPQVRRPDETSLRGRGMQLVDSLSDTWGVHENQVGKTVWARLGCGIPERPTCGAPPNS; translated from the coding sequence GTGGCAGCTCCCGGCCCAGGGGCGGACGAAGCGCCCTGGATCATGGACCTGCGGGGTACCGAGCCCGCGCACCTCGCCCGGATCCGCGGCTGGGCGAGATCATCGCTGACCCACCTGGCGCCCGACCACCTCGAGGACGTCCTGATGGTGACCGAAGAGCTCGCCACCAACGCCTACGTGCACACCGACGGACCCAGCTGGGTGCGCCTGACCGCCCTGTCACTGCCGTGCCTGGTGGTGGTCGAGGTCGACGATTCCGCGCGCCTGCGCCCCCAGGTCCGCCGGCCGGACGAGACGAGCCTGCGCGGCCGCGGCATGCAGCTCGTCGACAGCCTCTCCGACACCTGGGGCGTCCACGAAAACCAGGTCGGGAAGACAGTGTGGGCGCGGCTCGGCTGCGGCATCCCGGAGCGGCCCACCTGCGGCGCTCCACCGAATTCCTGA
- a CDS encoding DUF3072 domain-containing protein has protein sequence MVDSNSGGNVGSNPENIPSEWTADDVPMTGPQESYLRTLAQEIGRAVPGVMTRAQASCLIDELQQQTGRGTLSTTADDGTEFA, from the coding sequence GTGGTGGACAGCAACAGTGGTGGAAACGTCGGTAGCAACCCGGAGAATATTCCGAGCGAGTGGACGGCCGACGACGTGCCGATGACCGGTCCACAGGAGTCGTACTTGCGCACACTCGCGCAGGAAATCGGCCGAGCGGTTCCAGGCGTGATGACCAGGGCGCAGGCCTCCTGCCTGATCGATGAACTGCAGCAGCAGACCGGGCGGGGAACCTTGAGTACGACTGCCGATGACGGCACGGAGTTCGCGTAG
- a CDS encoding NAD(P)-dependent malic enzyme: MTRSCGKVQVTARVRLEDADDLAEQYTPGVAELAKRVADDPSVLARETVKANSVAIVSDGSALLGLGDQGPAAALPVMEGKAALLKRFADVDAWPICPVSREPDDLVRTVKDLATSFGAINLEDIAAPRCFTVERRLHDELEVPVFHDDQHGTAVAVLAALHNALELTGREPAGTSVVVSGAGAAGVAVTRLLLNAGFSADRLVVCDRRGALHGGRDLTGEKLWLAEHTNRGGAAQGSLRDVVREADVFIGVSAGGLLDEEDIGRMADRAIVFGLANPDPEVDPEAAREHAEVVATGRSDMANQINNVLVFPGMFRGLLDSGAVRVTTRMLLAAARALAGVVGGDLDREHIVPSVFDEALVPAVAEAVAGAAKGG; encoded by the coding sequence ATGACTCGAAGCTGCGGAAAGGTACAGGTCACCGCCCGGGTGCGGCTGGAGGACGCCGACGATTTGGCCGAGCAGTACACGCCCGGGGTCGCCGAGCTGGCGAAGCGGGTCGCCGATGACCCGTCGGTGCTCGCGCGGGAGACGGTGAAAGCCAACTCCGTCGCGATTGTTTCCGACGGTTCGGCCCTGCTGGGGCTGGGCGACCAGGGCCCGGCGGCGGCACTGCCGGTGATGGAGGGCAAGGCGGCGCTGCTCAAACGCTTCGCCGACGTCGACGCCTGGCCGATCTGCCCAGTCAGCCGTGAGCCGGACGATCTGGTCCGCACCGTCAAGGACCTGGCTACGTCGTTCGGCGCGATCAACCTCGAAGACATCGCCGCGCCCCGGTGCTTCACCGTGGAGCGCCGGCTGCACGACGAACTCGAGGTGCCCGTGTTCCACGACGACCAGCATGGGACCGCGGTGGCTGTGCTGGCCGCCTTGCACAATGCGCTCGAACTGACCGGTCGCGAGCCCGCGGGCACCTCGGTGGTGGTCTCCGGCGCCGGGGCAGCCGGGGTGGCCGTCACCCGGCTCCTGCTGAACGCGGGCTTCAGCGCCGACCGGCTCGTGGTCTGCGACCGTCGTGGCGCCCTGCACGGAGGGCGCGACCTGACTGGGGAGAAGCTTTGGCTGGCGGAACACACCAACCGCGGTGGGGCGGCTCAGGGCAGCCTCCGAGACGTTGTGCGCGAGGCGGACGTCTTCATCGGCGTGAGCGCCGGCGGCTTGCTCGACGAGGAGGACATCGGGCGGATGGCCGACCGGGCGATCGTCTTCGGGCTGGCGAACCCGGATCCCGAGGTCGACCCGGAGGCCGCGCGCGAGCACGCTGAGGTCGTCGCGACCGGTCGCAGCGATATGGCCAACCAGATCAACAACGTGCTGGTGTTCCCCGGGATGTTCCGGGGCCTGCTCGACTCCGGTGCCGTCCGGGTGACGACCCGCATGCTGCTCGCGGCCGCGCGCGCCCTGGCCGGAGTGGTGGGCGGCGATCTCGATCGGGAGCACATCGTGCCCAGTGTCTTCGACGAGGCTCTGGTGCCGGCGGTCGCCGAGGCGGTCGCCGGCGCGGCGAAGGGCGGCTGA
- a CDS encoding family 1 encapsulin nanocompartment shell protein: MNHLMRELAPIPAEGWHQIDDEARERLVTHLAARKVVDVEGPQGWAHSATSLGRTRRIDAPESARERETAVRQRRVLPLVEVRVPFTVERAELEDAERGADDLELDDLDQAAAQVGLIENRAVFHGWPEAGIGGIIDASPYEHGTLGIDPERYPHLVANAVNTLRCNGIDGPYALAINPEGHTAIVESTEHGGLLVLDHLRRALGGGRVKRTPGITGAVVLSLAGGDFVLELGQDLSVGYSQHDAETLTLYLEESFSFRVTEPDAALVLD, encoded by the coding sequence ATGAACCACCTCATGCGCGAACTCGCGCCGATCCCGGCCGAAGGCTGGCACCAGATCGACGACGAAGCGCGGGAACGGCTGGTTACGCACCTCGCGGCCCGCAAGGTGGTCGACGTCGAAGGGCCGCAAGGCTGGGCGCACTCGGCTACCTCGCTCGGCCGGACCCGTCGCATCGACGCTCCGGAAAGTGCCCGGGAGCGCGAGACCGCTGTCCGGCAGCGCCGGGTCCTGCCGCTGGTCGAGGTGCGCGTGCCGTTCACCGTCGAGCGCGCCGAGCTGGAGGACGCCGAACGCGGAGCCGACGACCTGGAACTCGACGACCTGGACCAGGCGGCCGCCCAGGTAGGGCTCATCGAGAACCGGGCGGTGTTCCACGGCTGGCCGGAGGCCGGAATCGGCGGGATCATCGACGCCAGCCCGTACGAGCACGGAACGCTGGGCATCGACCCGGAACGGTATCCGCACCTGGTGGCGAACGCGGTGAACACGTTGCGCTGCAACGGGATCGACGGACCCTACGCGCTGGCGATCAACCCGGAGGGCCACACCGCCATCGTGGAGAGCACCGAGCACGGCGGCCTGCTCGTGCTGGACCACCTGCGCCGCGCGCTCGGCGGCGGCCGGGTCAAACGCACCCCGGGCATCACCGGCGCCGTCGTGCTCAGCCTGGCCGGCGGGGACTTCGTCCTGGAACTCGGCCAGGACCTCTCGGTCGGCTACAGCCAGCACGACGCCGAGACGCTCACGCTCTACCTGGAAGAGAGCTTCAGCTTCCGGGTGACCGAGCCGGACGCGGCGCTGGTCCTCGACTGA
- a CDS encoding PP2C family protein-serine/threonine phosphatase produces MTHDVPEPEFRTRLSEITGYEGPAGRAGGIEETLARACAVLGVDTATVLRHEPPSQHLVAIAAAGLEEEVYQGVRVSVGAGFAGTVAARREPVVIDRVDETTVVNSLLWERGLRTMLGVPMLAGAELVGVLHVGSVDQRRFTTTDIEVVRLLADHLAAVLRSETLRQNQAATIALQRSLLPGKLPEIDGLRAAARYVPGAGAGLGGDWYDLFRLPGDRLGIVMGDVSGHGLDAAVIMGRLRSALRAYALDCDDPAEVLGKLDRKANHFEHGVMATVAYGVLDAGHEQLALSLAGHLPPVVVSAGRPAGLVTAPADPPIGLSLGTPRRRTTMVPLAPGTVAAFYTDGLVERRDRPVDEGMRQLTELLRVEDPERACSRVMAAMVGARPSPDDVALVVLLRPAGP; encoded by the coding sequence ATGACGCACGATGTGCCGGAGCCGGAGTTCCGCACCCGGCTGAGCGAGATCACCGGCTACGAGGGGCCGGCCGGGCGGGCCGGCGGAATCGAGGAGACGCTCGCCCGGGCGTGTGCGGTTCTCGGGGTCGACACGGCGACGGTGCTGCGGCACGAACCTCCCTCGCAGCACCTGGTCGCCATCGCCGCGGCCGGTCTCGAGGAGGAGGTCTACCAGGGTGTGCGGGTGTCGGTGGGCGCCGGGTTCGCCGGCACTGTGGCCGCGCGCCGCGAGCCGGTCGTCATCGACCGGGTCGACGAGACGACGGTAGTGAACTCCCTGCTGTGGGAACGCGGCCTGCGCACGATGCTCGGCGTGCCGATGCTCGCCGGCGCCGAGCTGGTCGGTGTCCTGCACGTCGGGTCCGTGGACCAGCGCCGGTTCACCACCACCGACATCGAGGTCGTCCGGTTGCTCGCCGACCACCTGGCGGCCGTCCTGCGATCCGAGACCCTGCGGCAGAACCAGGCAGCGACCATCGCGCTGCAGCGCAGCCTGCTGCCGGGCAAGCTGCCCGAGATCGACGGCCTCCGCGCGGCCGCCCGCTACGTACCGGGTGCCGGCGCGGGACTGGGCGGGGACTGGTACGACCTCTTCCGGCTGCCCGGAGACCGGCTCGGCATCGTGATGGGCGACGTGTCGGGCCACGGCCTGGACGCGGCGGTGATCATGGGCCGCCTCCGCAGCGCCCTGCGCGCCTATGCCCTGGACTGCGACGACCCGGCCGAGGTGCTCGGCAAGCTGGACCGCAAGGCCAATCATTTCGAACACGGCGTGATGGCGACGGTGGCCTACGGCGTGCTCGACGCCGGGCACGAGCAGCTGGCGCTGTCACTGGCCGGGCACCTGCCGCCGGTCGTGGTCTCGGCGGGCCGCCCGGCCGGGCTCGTGACCGCTCCGGCCGACCCGCCGATCGGCCTGAGCCTCGGGACGCCCCGCCGGCGCACCACCATGGTGCCGCTGGCGCCGGGCACCGTCGCTGCGTTCTACACCGACGGCCTCGTCGAGCGCCGGGACCGGCCGGTCGACGAGGGGATGCGGCAGCTCACCGAGCTGCTCCGGGTCGAGGACCCGGAGCGGGCCTGTTCGCGCGTCATGGCCGCGATGGTGGGCGCCCGGCCCTCGCCGGACGACGTCGCGCTGGTGGTGCTCCTGCGCCCGGCCGGGCCGTGA
- a CDS encoding phytoene desaturase family protein, translated as MSTETADAVVIGAGHNGLVAANLLADAGWSVLVLEATGRPGGSVQTDEVTEAGFRNDLCSAFFPLTAVSPVIGGLELERYGLHWRHAPDVLAHVFPDDRCAVLSRDLDRTAASADEFAPGDGAAWRRLFAQWQEIRDPLLDALFTPFPPVRPALRLLRRTGTAEALRLARMLTLPARRFGDELFTGEGAKLLLAGNAAHSDLSVDNAGSAVFGWLLAMAGQEAGFPVPEGGAGELTAALVRRLEDRGGKVLCGRPVREVLVAGGRAMGVRDRAGDPVRARRAVLADVPAPMLYGNLVAGEWLPSRLVDDLERFQWDSATVKVDWALSGPVPWTAAEARGAGTIHLGADLDGLSAFGGDLGRGRVPSRPFLLFGQMTTSDPSRSPAGTEAAWAYTHVPRGTVSDPAALKHQVALIEKTVEVNAPGFADLITSRYAQGPVELAAHNPALAGGAINGGTTAIHQQLFFRPVPGTGRADTPVDRLYLAGASAHPGGAVHGGPGANAARAALARSGHLGGGYAAVIRAANRAVYG; from the coding sequence GTGAGCACGGAGACAGCCGACGCGGTGGTGATCGGCGCCGGGCACAACGGCCTGGTCGCGGCCAACCTCCTGGCCGACGCCGGCTGGTCGGTGCTGGTGTTGGAGGCGACCGGGCGCCCGGGTGGTTCAGTGCAGACCGACGAGGTCACCGAAGCTGGCTTTCGCAACGACCTGTGCAGTGCCTTCTTCCCGCTCACCGCGGTATCGCCGGTGATCGGGGGGCTCGAGCTCGAGCGATACGGGCTTCACTGGCGGCACGCTCCCGATGTGCTCGCGCACGTCTTTCCGGACGACCGATGCGCCGTGCTCTCCCGGGACCTCGACCGCACCGCGGCGTCTGCCGACGAGTTCGCCCCCGGTGACGGTGCCGCCTGGCGCCGGTTGTTCGCGCAGTGGCAGGAGATCCGGGATCCGCTGCTGGACGCGTTGTTCACCCCGTTCCCGCCGGTCCGCCCGGCCTTGCGGCTGCTGCGCCGGACCGGAACTGCCGAGGCCCTGCGCCTGGCCCGGATGCTTACGCTGCCCGCGCGCCGCTTCGGTGACGAGCTGTTCACCGGCGAAGGCGCCAAGCTGCTCCTGGCCGGGAACGCCGCGCACAGTGACCTGTCCGTGGACAACGCGGGCAGTGCGGTGTTCGGCTGGCTGCTCGCGATGGCCGGGCAGGAGGCGGGTTTCCCGGTGCCCGAGGGCGGGGCCGGAGAGCTGACTGCGGCCTTGGTGCGCCGGCTCGAGGACCGGGGTGGAAAGGTCCTTTGTGGACGCCCGGTGCGTGAGGTGCTCGTCGCGGGCGGCCGGGCGATGGGCGTGCGCGACCGCGCGGGTGACCCGGTCCGGGCTCGCAGGGCGGTGCTGGCGGACGTGCCGGCGCCGATGCTGTACGGGAACCTGGTCGCCGGGGAATGGCTGCCGTCACGGCTTGTCGACGACCTTGAGCGGTTCCAGTGGGACAGCGCGACGGTGAAGGTGGATTGGGCGCTCTCCGGCCCGGTGCCGTGGACGGCCGCCGAAGCGCGCGGGGCGGGCACGATCCACCTGGGCGCCGACCTGGACGGCCTGTCGGCGTTCGGCGGCGACCTCGGGCGAGGCCGCGTCCCCAGCCGGCCGTTTCTGCTGTTCGGGCAGATGACGACCAGCGACCCCAGCCGGTCACCGGCGGGTACCGAGGCAGCATGGGCCTACACCCACGTGCCCCGCGGCACGGTATCGGACCCGGCCGCGCTGAAGCATCAGGTCGCGCTCATCGAGAAGACGGTCGAAGTGAACGCACCGGGGTTCGCCGACCTGATCACCAGCCGCTACGCGCAGGGCCCGGTCGAGCTGGCTGCTCACAACCCGGCACTGGCCGGCGGTGCGATCAACGGCGGGACGACAGCCATCCACCAGCAGTTGTTCTTCCGTCCGGTGCCGGGCACGGGACGGGCCGACACCCCCGTCGACCGCCTGTACCTGGCCGGAGCCTCGGCGCACCCGGGCGGAGCGGTCCACGGGGGGCCCGGCGCCAACGCGGCGCGCGCGGCTTTGGCCCGGTCCGGCCATCTGGGCGGCGGCTACGCCGCGGTGATCCGCGCGGCGAACCGCGCGGTCTACGGCTGA
- a CDS encoding DUF2188 domain-containing protein, giving the protein MDGGILTYCENGLWKNKVRGHVRASSTSRRREEAIRTGRHMAKARRVAHRVLDEQGEVAGEEDYRTSVPRKSAQK; this is encoded by the coding sequence ATGGACGGCGGCATCCTGACTTATTGCGAGAACGGCTTATGGAAGAACAAGGTTCGAGGCCACGTACGCGCTTCGAGTACCTCGCGACGCAGGGAAGAAGCCATCCGGACGGGCCGCCACATGGCGAAGGCGCGCCGGGTGGCTCATCGGGTGCTCGACGAGCAGGGCGAGGTCGCCGGCGAAGAAGACTACCGGACCAGCGTGCCGAGGAAATCGGCGCAGAAGTAG
- a CDS encoding SDR family oxidoreductase → MEPRPDHGEQSYRGSGKLTGKVALITGADSGIGRAVAIAYAREGADVLVSYLDEHDDAEETRRWVADAGRKAVVMPGDVADPAHCRALVERTVDELGRIDILVNNAAYQMSHETLEEVSDEEWDHTLATNLSAFFHLTKAALPHLRAGASIIGSSSVNSDNPSPQLLPYDVTKAGVANMTAALAQLLGPRGIRANSVAPGPIWTPLIPSTMPEDAVESFGRQVPLGRPGQPAELAPVYVLLASDEASYVSGARVAVTGGKPIL, encoded by the coding sequence ATGGAACCGCGGCCCGACCACGGCGAGCAGAGTTATCGCGGCTCCGGGAAGCTGACCGGCAAAGTCGCCCTGATCACCGGCGCGGACAGCGGCATCGGCCGGGCGGTGGCCATCGCCTACGCCCGTGAGGGCGCCGACGTCCTGGTCTCCTACCTCGACGAGCACGACGACGCCGAAGAGACGCGCCGCTGGGTCGCGGACGCCGGACGCAAAGCCGTGGTGATGCCCGGCGACGTCGCCGACCCGGCCCACTGCCGTGCCCTGGTCGAGCGCACGGTGGACGAACTCGGCCGCATCGACATCCTGGTCAACAACGCCGCTTACCAGATGAGCCACGAAACGCTCGAAGAAGTCAGCGACGAGGAGTGGGACCACACCCTCGCGACCAACCTCAGCGCGTTCTTCCACCTCACCAAGGCCGCCCTGCCACACCTGCGGGCCGGCGCGTCGATCATCGGCAGCTCGTCGGTGAACTCCGACAACCCCAGCCCGCAGCTGCTGCCCTACGACGTCACCAAGGCCGGCGTCGCGAATATGACCGCGGCGCTGGCCCAGCTACTGGGGCCGAGGGGCATCCGCGCGAACAGCGTCGCGCCCGGTCCGATCTGGACCCCGCTGATCCCGTCGACCATGCCGGAAGACGCGGTGGAGTCCTTCGGCCGGCAGGTGCCGCTGGGCCGCCCCGGGCAACCCGCGGAACTCGCGCCTGTCTACGTTCTGCTCGCCTCCGACGAGGCGAGCTACGTCTCCGGCGCCCGCGTCGCGGTCACTGGCGGCAAGCCGATCCTGTAG
- a CDS encoding acyl-CoA dehydrogenase family protein has product MTLLADTPPKPLPLPRTSETLGAELRRMLVAGALDLPLTGRGALLRRWRELAGFGRRDLALARLAEGHTDAVAILAEAGQAPTSLSLYGVWASKSTGTGARFHNGRLSGTVRFCSGLTVLDRALVAAGDQLAEVDLSAAGVERHPDAWQAVGMDASDSGDVVFDDVPVERLVGPPGWYLARRGFVLGGTGVAAVWLGGAAGVLDSVGETLRVKADGHQLAHFGALHAALRGSEALLASAAATIEQAPGPGLLNDTCRASVERTARDVVDLAPRITGAGPLCRDRRFAQQLADLQVFIRQHHGERDLAALGRAVLGEAGA; this is encoded by the coding sequence ATGACCCTGCTGGCGGACACCCCACCGAAACCGTTGCCGCTGCCCCGCACCTCGGAGACGCTCGGCGCGGAGCTGCGGCGGATGCTCGTGGCCGGCGCGCTCGACCTGCCGCTGACCGGCCGGGGCGCGCTGCTGCGACGGTGGCGCGAGCTGGCCGGCTTCGGCCGCCGCGATCTGGCTCTCGCCCGGCTCGCCGAAGGCCACACCGACGCGGTCGCGATCCTGGCCGAAGCCGGGCAGGCGCCCACATCCCTGTCCCTCTACGGTGTCTGGGCCTCGAAGTCGACCGGGACCGGCGCGAGATTCCACAATGGACGGCTGAGCGGGACCGTCCGGTTCTGTTCCGGCCTCACCGTCCTCGACCGCGCCCTCGTCGCGGCCGGCGACCAGCTGGCCGAGGTGGACCTGTCCGCGGCCGGGGTGGAACGCCATCCGGACGCATGGCAAGCGGTCGGCATGGACGCCTCCGACAGCGGGGACGTGGTCTTCGACGACGTCCCCGTCGAACGGCTGGTCGGGCCGCCCGGCTGGTACCTCGCGCGGCGCGGGTTCGTCCTCGGCGGCACCGGGGTGGCCGCGGTCTGGCTCGGCGGCGCCGCCGGAGTGCTCGACTCGGTGGGCGAAACCCTGCGGGTCAAGGCGGACGGCCATCAGCTCGCGCACTTCGGCGCCCTCCACGCGGCGCTGCGCGGATCCGAAGCACTGCTGGCTTCCGCCGCCGCGACGATCGAGCAGGCCCCCGGCCCGGGCTTGCTGAACGACACCTGCCGGGCGAGCGTCGAACGGACCGCCCGCGACGTGGTCGATCTCGCGCCGCGCATCACCGGCGCCGGGCCGCTGTGCCGCGACCGGCGATTCGCTCAGCAGCTGGCCGATCTCCAGGTGTTCATCCGGCAGCACCACGGCGAGCGGGATCTCGCCGCGCTGGGCCGGGCCGTGCTCGGCGAGGCCGGCGCATGA